A genomic stretch from Hemicordylus capensis ecotype Gifberg chromosome 1, rHemCap1.1.pri, whole genome shotgun sequence includes:
- the ASCL3 gene encoding achaete-scute homolog 3, translating into MEGATSKKSWNAMEKMPLFSDPHVGHMSRLCCRDPFATLHLYPETSNQFTGPEDFPLVPLMSEQLAAENFYTDPCNFQIQVPCGNYSRCEYSCGPAFIRKRNERERQRVKCVNEGYAKLRHHLPAEYLEKRLSKVETLRAAIKYIRYLQSVLHDDAEEKSEDAHNTSQANSQSVQIPRRS; encoded by the exons ATGGAAGGAG CAACTAGTAAAAAGTCCTGGAATGCCATGGAGAAGATGCCACTCTTCAGTGACCCCCATGTTGGACACATGTCTAGACTTTGCTGTAGGGATCCTTTTGCCACACTACATTTGTACCCGGAGACTTCAAACCAGTTCACTGGCCCTGAAGATTTCCCTCTAGTTCCATTAATGTCAGAGCAGCTGGCTGCTGAGAATTTCTATACTGATCCCTGCAATTTCCAAATTCAAGTTCCCTGTGGGAATTACAGCAGATGTGAGTACTCTTGTGGTCCAGCATTCATccgaaaaagaaatgaaagggaaAGGCAGAGGGTTAAGTGCGTCAATGAGGGATATGCCAAACTGAGACATCACCTTCCTGCCGAATACTTAGAAAAACGGCTCAGTAAAGTAGAAACGCTTCGAGCTGCAATTAAATACATACGATATCTCCAATCTGTGCTGCATGATGATGCCGAGGAGAAGAGCGAGGATGCTCATAATACTTCACAAGCTAACTCTCAAAGTGTTCAAATTCCGAGACGTTCATAG